The Euphorbia lathyris chromosome 3, ddEupLath1.1, whole genome shotgun sequence genome contains a region encoding:
- the LOC136223467 gene encoding uncharacterized protein, with the protein MNSLQLVLFIFFYFLSSSIDGIQGDAMVSGTVFCDQCKDGQRSLFDYPIYGIKVRMACADSNGQITMSKEETTNWFGNYAMRIDGSPDLSNCYAQVSGNGEGSQANECASAAGPAQKLRLTFRMFDMEFYNVDSLLTQPAQPISSCPKSSNPVPVPAPVTPAPPARSPPTFKLPPLPPLPPMPPMPFLEPSACSHQKWSMAEYRCYWRAVNPDMKVAVVFGPIAGRKYGNDISLWQALQGRGDPYKTLLREATTALLNSYNSVQFPYNALSVVTHTNWALMGSQRSVLLNALRFIRANSGSASPNSTCKFTPCK; encoded by the exons ATGAATTCCTTACAACTTGTTCTTTTCATCTTCTTTTACTTTCTTTCTTCCTCCATTGATGGGATTCAAGGTGATGCTATGGTCAGCGGTACTGTCTTCTGTGATCAATGCAAGGATGGCCAAAGATCTCTCTTTGATTATCCCATTTATG GAATCAAAGTGAGAATGGCGTGTGCAGATAGTAATGGGCAGATCACAATGTCTAAAGAAGAGACTACAAACTGGTTTGGAAACTATGCAATGAGGATAGATGGTAGCCCAGATTTGAGCAATTGTTATGCACAGGTTTCAGGAAATGGCGAGGGTTCACAAGCAAATGAGTGTGCTTCAGCAGCTGGTCCTGCTCAGAAACTCAGACTAACGTTTAGGATGTTTGATATGGAATTTTACAATGTTGATTCGTTGCTAACACAGCCTGCTCAGCCTATCTCATCTTGCCCAAAGTCTTCAAATCCAGTCCCAGTCCCAGCACCTGTAACCCCTGCACCTCCGGCCAGGTCTCCTCCAACTTTCAAGCTTCCTCCACTGCCTCCTTTGCCTCCTATGCCCCCAATGCCTTTCCTCGAACCATCAGCCTGTTCACACCA GAAGTGGAGTATGGCAGAATACAGATGCTACTGGAGGGCAGTGAATCCAGACATGAAAGTAGCAGTTGTATTTGGTCCAATTGCAGGCAGGAAATATGGTAATGATATATCATTATGGCAAGCCCTACAAGGAAGAGGTGACCCTTACAAGACTCTCCTAAGGGAAGCCACTACAGCTCTTTTAAATTCTTATAATAGTGTTCAATTCCCTTATAATGCACTTAGTGTTGTTACACATACCAATTGGGCTTTAATGGGTTCTCAGAGGAGTGTTCTTCTTAATGCCCTTAGGTTCATCAGGGCCAATTCTGGTTCTGCTTCTCCCAATTCCACTTGCAAATTCACGCCCTGCAAGtga
- the LOC136221847 gene encoding probable amidase At4g34880 isoform X1 yields the protein MTSLLLRIVTLLFWIFITVNAQDFTIEEATIDDIQQAFAVNNLTARQLVDFYLNRIKTLNPLIRSVIEVNPDAQDQAEKADQERRNNQGMNPLGNLHGIPVLLKDTIATNDKMNTTAGSYSLVGSVVARDAGVVERLRKAGAVILGKTSLSEWYKFRSIDHIPNGWCARAGQGVNPYYPSGDPCGSSSGSAISVAANMVALALGTETHSSIICPSDHNSVVGLKPTVGLTSRAGVIPMMPSRDTIGPIARTVSDAVYLLDVIVGFDPRDEASSEATKFIPEGGYKQFLSPHGLKGKRLGIVRNPFLNMLTESIASAFEHHLNTLRRQGAIIVDNLEIANISMILNPKRTGEMTLMMAEFKLSLNDYLKELIVSPVRSLADVIAFNQNNPDLEKMKEYGQNTFIAAEKTNGIGEKEKNAIESMKRLSRDGFEKTIKENSLDAVVTPGSGVVSVLAIGGYPGITVPAGYDGNGMPFGICFSGLKGTEPKLIEIAYAFEQATTARRPPTCTITAESLLGSI from the exons ATGACCTCTCTCCTTCTCCGGATAGTTACTTTACTTTTCTGGATTTTCATCACAGTCAACGCCCAAGATTTCACCATTGAAGAAGCAACCATCGATGACATCCAACAGGCATTTGCCGTAAACAATCTGACAGCAAGACAATTAGTCGATTTTTACTTAAACCGAATAAAAACCCTAAATCCCCTCATTCGTAGCGTAATAGAAGTCAATCCAGATGCTCAAGACCAAGCTGAAAAGGCCGATCAGGAAAGGAGGAACAATCAGGGCATGAATCCTTTGGGGAATCTACATGGAATACCTGTTCTACTTAAGGATACGATAGCAACTAATGATAAAATGAATACGACGGCGGGGTCGTATTCGTTGGTGGGGTCGGTGGTGGCTCGGGACGCTGGCGTCGTGGAGCGGCTGAGAAAGGCAGGTGCAGTgattttggggaaaactagCCTTAGCGAATGGTATAAGTTCCGTTCTATCGACCACATTCCCAACGGTTGGTGTGCTCGGGCCGGACAAGGAGTC AATCCATACTATCCATCTGGGGATCCATGCGGCTCAAGTAGTGGGTCAGCAATTTCCGTGGCAGCAAACATGGTGGCACTTGCACTTGGAACTGAGACTCATAGCTCCATCATCTGTCCCTCTGATCATAATTCTGTTGTTGGTTTGAAGCCCACTGTTGGCCTTACAAGCCGTGCTGGTGTCATTCCAATGATGCCTAGCCGGGACACCATTGG GCCTATCGCAAGGACAGTTTCAGATGCAGTTTACTTGCTTGATGTAATTGTGGGTTTTGATCCAAGAGATGAAGCAAGCAGTGAGGCCACCAAGTTTATACCTGAAGGTGGTTATAAGCAGTTCCTCAGTCCTCATGGGCTAAAAGGAAAGAGGCTTGGAATTGTTAGAAACCCATTTTTGAATATGTTGACTGAATCTATAGCATCTGCATTTGAGCATCATCTCAACACTCTAAG GAGACAAGGTGCCATAATAGTGGACAATCTTGAGATAGCAAATATTAGTATGATTCTCAATCCAAAACGAACTGGTGAAATGACATTGATGATGGCTGAGTTCAAGCTTTCTTTAAATGATTACTTGAAAGAACTCATCGTATCTCCAGTAAGGTCACTTGCTGACGTTATTGCTTTCAACCAAAATAACCCTGATCTT GAGAAAATGAAAGAGTATGGCCAGAATACATTCATTGCAGCGGAGAAAACAAATGGTATtggagagaaagagaagaacgCAATAGAATCAATGAAAAGACTGTCAAGAGATGGGTTTGAGAAGACAATAAAGGAGAATAGTTTAGATGCAGTGGTAACACCCGGTTCAGGTGTTGTTTCTGTGTTAGCAATCGGAGGATATCCTGGAATTACTGTTCCAGCTGGATATGATGGAAATGGAATGCCATTTGGGATCTGTTTTAGTGGGTTAAAAGGAACGGAACCAAAGCTAATTGAGATAGCGTATGCTTTTGAGCAAGCTACTACGGCAAGGAGGCCTCCTACCTGCACAATCACTGCAGAATCTCTCCTTGGAAGTATATAA
- the LOC136221847 gene encoding probable amidase At4g34880 isoform X2, producing MTSLLLRIVTLLFWIFITVNAQDFTIEEATIDDIQQAFAVNNLTARQLVDFYLNRIKTLNPLIRSVIEVNPDAQDQAEKADQERRNNQGMNPLGNLHGIPVLLKDTIATNDKMNTTAGSYSLVGSVVARDAGVVERLRKAGAVILGKTSLSEWYKFRSIDHIPNGWCARAGQGVNPYYPSGDPCGSSSGSAISVAANMVALALGTETHSSIICPSDHNSVVGLKPTVGLTSRAGVIPMMPSRDTIGPIARTVSDAVYLLDVIVGFDPRDEASSEATKFIPEGGYKQFLSPHGLKGKRLGIVRNPFLNMLTESIASAFEHHLNTLRRQGAIIVDNLEIANISMILNPKRTGEMTLMMAEFKLSLNDYLKELIVSPVRSLADVIAFNQNNPDLDGRKQK from the exons ATGACCTCTCTCCTTCTCCGGATAGTTACTTTACTTTTCTGGATTTTCATCACAGTCAACGCCCAAGATTTCACCATTGAAGAAGCAACCATCGATGACATCCAACAGGCATTTGCCGTAAACAATCTGACAGCAAGACAATTAGTCGATTTTTACTTAAACCGAATAAAAACCCTAAATCCCCTCATTCGTAGCGTAATAGAAGTCAATCCAGATGCTCAAGACCAAGCTGAAAAGGCCGATCAGGAAAGGAGGAACAATCAGGGCATGAATCCTTTGGGGAATCTACATGGAATACCTGTTCTACTTAAGGATACGATAGCAACTAATGATAAAATGAATACGACGGCGGGGTCGTATTCGTTGGTGGGGTCGGTGGTGGCTCGGGACGCTGGCGTCGTGGAGCGGCTGAGAAAGGCAGGTGCAGTgattttggggaaaactagCCTTAGCGAATGGTATAAGTTCCGTTCTATCGACCACATTCCCAACGGTTGGTGTGCTCGGGCCGGACAAGGAGTC AATCCATACTATCCATCTGGGGATCCATGCGGCTCAAGTAGTGGGTCAGCAATTTCCGTGGCAGCAAACATGGTGGCACTTGCACTTGGAACTGAGACTCATAGCTCCATCATCTGTCCCTCTGATCATAATTCTGTTGTTGGTTTGAAGCCCACTGTTGGCCTTACAAGCCGTGCTGGTGTCATTCCAATGATGCCTAGCCGGGACACCATTGG GCCTATCGCAAGGACAGTTTCAGATGCAGTTTACTTGCTTGATGTAATTGTGGGTTTTGATCCAAGAGATGAAGCAAGCAGTGAGGCCACCAAGTTTATACCTGAAGGTGGTTATAAGCAGTTCCTCAGTCCTCATGGGCTAAAAGGAAAGAGGCTTGGAATTGTTAGAAACCCATTTTTGAATATGTTGACTGAATCTATAGCATCTGCATTTGAGCATCATCTCAACACTCTAAG GAGACAAGGTGCCATAATAGTGGACAATCTTGAGATAGCAAATATTAGTATGATTCTCAATCCAAAACGAACTGGTGAAATGACATTGATGATGGCTGAGTTCAAGCTTTCTTTAAATGATTACTTGAAAGAACTCATCGTATCTCCAGTAAGGTCACTTGCTGACGTTATTGCTTTCAACCAAAATAACCCTGATCTT GACGGACGAAAACAGAAATAG
- the LOC136221848 gene encoding probable amidase At4g34880, translating into MATIAPFLSSLVSSFIFILVLTSTTNASSFPFKEATITDLQLAFKQNQLTSTQLVEFYIREIRRLNSVLNGVIEINPDAIYQAKRADYQRKVKASGSLVGLHGIPILLKDNIATKDKLNTTLNTTAGSLALFRSVVPRDAGVVIKLRKAGAVILGKASMTEWAAFRSSFMPNGFSARGGQGKNPYVLSADTCGSSSGSAISVAANLVAVSLGTETDGSILCPSNANSIVGIKPTIGLTSRAGVVPISPRQDTVGPMCRTVSDAVYVLDAIVGTDYNDGATRGASQYIPYGGYKQFLKVYGLKGKRLGVVRNPFLSSSSKAESRAFENHLQTLRRGGAYIVDNLKIANINTILNADASGELAALLAEFKISINSYLKNLVTSRVRSLVDVIAFNQKFADLEKIEEFGQDLFIAAEGTNGIGKIERAARENLAKLSKDGFEKVMRENKLDALVTSGAGISPVLAIGGFPGINVPAGYDYRGAPFGINFGGLKGSEPKLIQIAYGFEQATKIRKPPAFKP; encoded by the exons ATGGCTACCATTGCACCCTTTCTCTCTTCACTTGTTTCATCTTTCATTTTCATTCTTGTTCTAACTTCAACAACCAATGCATCCTCATTCCCATTTAAAGAAGCAACAATAACCGATCTTCAACTCGCTTTTAAGCAAAATCAGCTAACCTCTACACAATTGGTTGAGTTCTACATTCGAGAAATCCGCAGACTCAATTCGGTCCTCAATGGGGTTATAGAAATCAATCCTGATGCTATCTATCAAGCTAAAAGGGCTGATTACCAACGCAAAGTTAAGGCTTCAGGATCACTGGTTGGATTGCATGGAATTCCTATCCTTCTCAAGGATAACATTGCCACCAAGGATAAGCTTAACACTACT CTTAACACTACTGCTGGCTCACTCGCACTCTTTCGATCTGTGGTTCCTCGAGATGCTGGTGTGGTTATCAAGTTGAGGAAAGCAGGAGCTGTCATTTTAGGAAAGGCCAGCATGACAGAGTGGGCGGCTTTCAGGTCTTCTTTTATGCCTAATGGTTTTAGTGCTAGAGGCGGCCAAGGAAAG AATCCTTATGTGCTATCTGCTGATACTTGTGGTTCAAGCAGCGGCTCTGCAATATCAGTAGCAGCCAATCTGGTAGCAGTATCATTAGGAACGGAGACGGATGGCTCCATCTTATGTCCATCAAATGCTAATTCAATAGTTGGTATTAAACCAACCATTGGTCTCACCAGCCGGGCTGGAGTGGTTCCAATTTCTCCAAGGCAGGACACTGTTG GGCCTATGTGCCGGACAGTATCAGACGCCGTTTATGTTCTTGATGCCATAGTAGGTACAGATTACAATGATGGTGCAACCAGAGGAGCGTCACAGTACATTCCTTATGGTGGCTACAAGCAATTTCTCAAGGTCTATGGGCTCAAAGGAAAAAGACTTGGTGTAGTCAGgaatccattcttgagttctaGCAGCAAAGCCGAAAGTCGAGCGTTTGAGAATCATCTTCAGACACTAAG ACGAGGAGGAGCATACATTGTAGACAACTTGAAAATTGCCAACATCAACACTATTTTAAATGCAGATGCGAGCGGCGAATTGGCAGCATTATTAGCTGAGTTCAAGATATCCATAAATTCGTACCTGAAAAATCTAGTAACTTCTCGAGTGCGATCATTGGTTGATGTTATAGCATTCAATCAAAAGTTTGCAGATTTG GAAAAGATCGAGGAATTTGGGCAAGATCTCTTTATTGCGGCTGAAGGGACGAACGGAATTGGAAAAATAGAGAGAGCAGCAAGGGAAAATTTAGCAAAACTGAGTAAAGATGGATTTGAGAAAGTGATGCGGGAAAATAAATTGGATGCATTAGTGACAAGTGGTGCAGGAATTAGTCCAGTACTTGCAATAGGGGGATTTCCAGGAATAAATGTGCCAGCAGGATATGATTATAGAGGGGCTCCATTTGGAATCAATTTTGGGGGATTGAAGGGTTCTGAACCCAAGTTAATTCAAATTGCTTATGGCTTTGAGCAAGCTACTAAGATTAGAAAGCCTCCTGCTTTCAAGCCATGA